Proteins encoded in a region of the Bacteroidota bacterium genome:
- a CDS encoding BamA/TamA family outer membrane protein — protein sequence MKTLLTTLAVATAVLIALPVQAQDTEADRLEKKLDKLTRQLEAQLDRLASKLEALAEAEEETESVDESSVALQERADELRARLADLTLEDPSSEKEAELKAIEAELKAIESELKKSKIRRKVVVVNESDRDEQVTRWNNDSVIQAGESIDGKVEVINGDLTVFGQINGDAMAINGDVHLKNGSTVDGNVIAISGKVIREEGSKVTGTVSEIAGDGAVSMENHTGIGPVPPVPPVPPVPPITHPRKWKNGDADLGSDGKNWELRWNNSRAIEPEAGEVTGQVAYNRTDGFYLGIEKTKEYYWAQDKKFNTHGFFGYGFGNRDVQYAVGLDRWFNDEYRTEIGGKFFGYTAAKDDWKLTQHENSIMAFFGREDFLDWYQTRGWSVHLSQYFTPDARISVAYEGYRDRSLQNEVNWSLFGGDKRFRLNPAIQEGETRALVISGEVDKVNNFDSGDRTGYYLMTRSEVAGGAYKGDFEYTRHDAEARGYFSLSDFDRFAIRFRAGSVEGNAPIQKLYDIGGPGSLPGYRINEFGGNRMLLLNVENMISSEDLQDELFGPLEDLNLILMADVGVINAVPVGDDAWTGFEFDKQNLRSALGIGFGSDSGHFRATVNWRTDKGGEPVQFMLRFAQPF from the coding sequence ATGAAAACCTTGCTGACCACCCTTGCTGTAGCCACAGCCGTTCTGATTGCCTTGCCTGTTCAGGCACAGGATACAGAAGCCGACCGTCTGGAAAAAAAGCTCGATAAACTCACCCGGCAACTCGAAGCACAACTCGATCGTCTCGCATCTAAACTGGAGGCACTGGCCGAAGCAGAAGAAGAAACTGAATCGGTGGATGAATCCAGTGTAGCTTTGCAGGAGCGGGCCGATGAATTGAGAGCCCGTCTGGCCGACCTGACTCTCGAAGACCCCTCTTCCGAAAAAGAAGCCGAGTTAAAGGCAATTGAGGCTGAACTCAAAGCCATTGAATCAGAGTTAAAGAAAAGCAAAATCCGCCGGAAGGTGGTGGTGGTGAACGAATCAGACCGGGATGAACAGGTAACCCGCTGGAACAACGACTCCGTTATTCAGGCCGGTGAATCCATCGATGGCAAGGTTGAAGTCATCAATGGTGATCTCACTGTTTTCGGTCAGATCAACGGAGATGCCATGGCAATCAATGGCGATGTTCATCTGAAAAACGGATCGACCGTGGATGGAAATGTCATCGCTATCAGCGGAAAAGTCATTCGTGAGGAAGGATCAAAGGTCACTGGAACCGTCAGCGAGATAGCTGGTGATGGCGCTGTCAGCATGGAAAATCACACCGGAATCGGTCCGGTACCCCCGGTTCCTCCTGTACCGCCCGTTCCTCCCATCACCCATCCGAGAAAATGGAAAAACGGTGATGCCGATCTGGGTTCTGACGGAAAGAACTGGGAATTGCGCTGGAATAACAGCCGGGCCATTGAACCGGAAGCAGGTGAGGTAACTGGTCAGGTCGCCTATAACCGCACAGACGGCTTTTACCTCGGGATCGAAAAAACAAAGGAATATTACTGGGCACAGGATAAGAAATTCAACACACATGGTTTCTTCGGATACGGATTCGGGAACCGGGATGTCCAGTACGCCGTCGGCCTTGACCGCTGGTTCAATGATGAATACCGCACCGAAATTGGTGGTAAATTCTTTGGCTACACCGCTGCAAAAGATGACTGGAAACTCACTCAGCACGAAAACTCCATCATGGCCTTTTTCGGCCGGGAAGATTTTCTCGATTGGTACCAGACCCGCGGATGGTCGGTTCATCTGAGCCAGTATTTCACCCCTGATGCACGAATCTCGGTTGCTTATGAAGGATATCGGGACCGGTCGCTGCAAAATGAAGTGAACTGGTCTTTGTTTGGCGGCGACAAACGGTTCCGCCTCAATCCGGCCATTCAGGAAGGTGAAACCCGCGCCCTGGTGATTTCAGGCGAAGTGGATAAGGTGAACAATTTTGACTCGGGCGACCGGACGGGATATTACCTCATGACCCGTTCCGAAGTGGCTGGCGGTGCCTACAAAGGTGACTTTGAATACACCCGTCACGATGCAGAAGCCCGCGGATACTTCTCCCTTTCCGATTTTGACCGTTTCGCCATCCGGTTCCGTGCCGGATCGGTGGAAGGAAATGCACCTATTCAGAAATTATACGACATCGGCGGACCCGGAAGTCTGCCTGGCTACCGCATCAATGAGTTTGGCGGAAACCGGATGCTTCTGCTCAACGTGGAAAACATGATCTCCAGCGAAGATCTGCAGGATGAATTGTTTGGCCCGCTTGAAGATCTGAACCTGATCCTCATGGCAGATGTGGGAGTTATCAATGCTGTCCCGGTTGGGGATGATGCCTGGACTGGCTTCGAATTTGACAAGCAAAATCTCCGGTCCGCACTTGGAATCGGATTTGGCTCTGATTCAGGCCACTTCCGTGCCACCGTGAACTGGCGCACCGACAAGGGCGGCGAACCGGTTCAGTTCATGCTCCGCTTTGCTCAACCGTTCTGA
- a CDS encoding DegV family protein: MIGILTDSACDLPKEILNQYNIQVIPIKIKMGTSQFSDGVNLSPDLFYRQLENPSNKPETEPPSIDDFISFYREMLKSYDEIISIHVGSAFSKTVYNANEAVHLGHKSFFAERVKDKKYDPFKIRVIDSRNASIGLGLQVLRAAQLLHRGTGFNDLCESVESVTDKVRLIFTPRDLTWLNRSGRLTGIKYVIASLVGLKPILLIQNGKSDRLDTVRGHDHAVQALVDEATKLTATANSWYLGVAWAAPVAERANNPVAKAMSSSTRSSTGYFEATIGSTIGAHCGPETVGIALLA, from the coding sequence ATGATCGGAATTCTGACCGATTCGGCCTGCGATCTTCCGAAAGAAATCCTGAATCAGTATAACATTCAGGTGATACCCATAAAAATCAAAATGGGTACCAGCCAGTTTTCCGATGGAGTGAATCTGAGTCCCGACCTGTTTTACCGGCAACTCGAAAACCCATCCAATAAACCAGAAACCGAACCTCCCTCCATTGATGATTTCATTTCCTTTTACCGGGAAATGCTAAAATCTTATGATGAAATCATCTCGATTCATGTGGGATCTGCTTTTTCCAAAACGGTTTATAACGCGAACGAAGCGGTTCATCTCGGACACAAATCCTTTTTTGCAGAACGGGTGAAGGACAAAAAGTACGACCCGTTCAAAATCCGGGTGATTGATTCCCGGAATGCATCCATCGGACTGGGACTTCAGGTTCTCAGGGCTGCTCAGCTGCTCCATCGGGGAACGGGATTCAACGACCTTTGCGAGTCGGTAGAATCGGTGACCGATAAAGTCAGACTGATTTTCACTCCCCGTGATCTGACCTGGCTGAACCGGTCGGGCCGCTTAACCGGAATCAAGTATGTGATCGCCAGTCTGGTTGGCCTGAAACCCATCCTGCTCATTCAGAATGGAAAATCTGATCGGTTGGATACCGTACGCGGACATGACCATGCCGTTCAGGCACTGGTGGATGAAGCCACCAAACTGACTGCCACGGCCAATTCCTGGTACCTCGGTGTGGCCTGGGCTGCCCCGGTTGCCGAACGGGCCAACAATCCGGTAGCCAAGGCCATGTCCTCCTCCACCCGCTCCTCAACAGGCTATTTTGAAGCCACCATCGGCTCCACCATCGGTGCGCACTGCGGACCCGAAACAGTCGGGATTGCACTCCTTGCCTAA
- the hemA gene encoding glutamyl-tRNA reductase, giving the protein MSKTLQQLGCLSLTYKSAGLDELNRWTVSPDFQPAQLRQVLSHAGLSELLVISTCNRLEFYYFSSDKAPLPTDLLTSWKHVSDFDPTLWSAWQGTDALHHLLSVASSVDSMVVGETQILKQIKDSLAVATQAGTAGKYLHLLIRSVIEAAKRIYTETRIAENPVSVSSMTYRFILDHADASLPLVLIGAGDVIRTMAPYFSKMGRYRFCFVNRSVEKAQSLADQYGGRALSLDDFLAEPPDFSALVSATSADHTLIHSDWIDRLNARHGERSRLLVDLANPRDVDPGVTAQTSIRLINLETVERLAEANNRSRIDEIPVVNRILGEESDRITALFADRDMDELLRFFPEDVSGIRDRAVNKLLKTRLNHLSEEDQATIREFAGYLSDKIVQVPYLRAKQRATSEPVRTDDQPAG; this is encoded by the coding sequence ATGAGTAAAACCCTCCAGCAACTGGGCTGTCTGAGCCTGACTTACAAATCTGCCGGCCTGGATGAACTGAATCGCTGGACGGTGTCGCCCGACTTTCAACCGGCTCAGCTCAGGCAGGTGCTTTCCCATGCCGGACTGAGTGAATTGCTGGTCATTTCGACCTGTAACCGCCTGGAGTTTTACTATTTCTCATCCGACAAGGCCCCTCTGCCCACCGATCTGTTAACCAGTTGGAAGCACGTCTCTGATTTTGATCCGACATTATGGTCGGCCTGGCAGGGTACCGATGCCTTGCATCATTTGCTTTCCGTGGCCTCTTCGGTGGATTCCATGGTGGTTGGTGAGACCCAGATTCTTAAACAGATTAAAGACTCGCTGGCTGTGGCGACTCAGGCCGGAACGGCCGGGAAATATCTCCATCTGCTGATCCGGTCGGTAATTGAAGCGGCCAAACGGATTTACACCGAAACGCGGATTGCTGAAAATCCGGTATCGGTTTCTTCAATGACTTACCGGTTTATTCTGGATCATGCCGATGCGTCCCTTCCATTGGTTCTGATCGGGGCCGGCGATGTGATCAGGACCATGGCTCCCTATTTTTCGAAAATGGGACGTTACCGGTTTTGTTTTGTGAACCGCAGTGTGGAAAAGGCACAGTCGCTTGCAGATCAGTATGGAGGCCGGGCTCTCTCACTCGACGACTTTCTTGCAGAACCGCCCGATTTTTCTGCTCTGGTTTCTGCCACCAGCGCCGATCACACCCTGATTCATTCCGACTGGATTGACCGGCTGAATGCCCGGCATGGTGAGAGGTCACGTCTGCTGGTCGATCTGGCCAATCCGCGGGATGTTGATCCCGGGGTGACGGCACAGACCTCCATCCGGTTAATCAATCTGGAAACAGTTGAGCGTCTGGCAGAGGCCAATAACCGGTCCAGAATTGATGAGATACCAGTGGTAAACCGTATACTTGGTGAAGAATCGGACCGGATCACTGCCCTGTTTGCCGATCGTGACATGGATGAACTTCTGCGGTTTTTTCCGGAAGATGTTTCGGGAATCCGTGACCGGGCGGTTAATAAACTGCTGAAAACCCGATTGAATCACCTTAGTGAAGAGGATCAGGCCACCATCCGGGAGTTCGCCGGTTATCTTTCTGATAAAATCGTACAGGTTCCCTATCTTCGGGCGAAACAACGGGCGACCAGCGAACCAGTCCGGACCGATGATCAGCCGGCAGGCTGA
- a CDS encoding GNAT family N-acetyltransferase gives MSLTIRKAVPADAPHIVRLIKDLALYEKDPDAAVVTESDILRDAFSDHPVIHTIMADWNGVPVGFALYFYNYSTWQGRKGLYLEDLYVDPPFRKLGIGKGLLIVLARIARKLGCGRVVWQVLDWNTPSIDFYESIGARHMSEWLTYRLEGDAITALASQNPGILPDTATLLP, from the coding sequence ATGTCCCTGACCATCCGGAAGGCGGTTCCGGCCGATGCCCCTCACATCGTTCGCCTGATAAAAGACCTTGCTTTGTATGAAAAGGATCCCGATGCAGCCGTGGTGACCGAGTCAGATATTCTTCGTGATGCCTTTTCTGACCATCCTGTCATCCACACCATCATGGCAGACTGGAATGGAGTTCCGGTCGGATTTGCCCTGTATTTCTACAATTACTCGACCTGGCAGGGCCGGAAAGGACTGTATCTGGAAGATTTATATGTCGATCCTCCCTTCAGGAAACTCGGCATCGGAAAGGGTTTGCTCATTGTCCTCGCCCGAATCGCCCGGAAACTCGGTTGCGGTCGGGTGGTCTGGCAGGTGCTCGACTGGAACACCCCATCCATCGATTTTTATGAATCCATCGGCGCCCGTCACATGTCTGAATGGCTGACCTACCGGCTCGAAGGCGATGCCATCACGGCGCTGGCCTCTCAGAACCCCGGCATCCTGCCCGACACCGCTACCCTGCTTCCCTGA
- a CDS encoding NAD(+)/NADH kinase: MPNRHRWGILMIGKPDLCGPVLDILARLHQKYQLTFSLSAAALGQFTPDQTDQIRKCPYIITEPAESVLTHCGYILSFGGDGTLLRTARLIGKRETPIIGVNFGKLGFLTEINPDELDVLVPQVLNGDQVIENRMVLQSVVSLPDQRPVPNGNFWAVNDVVIDKSGYSRLISIELRAGDNYLGSYRADGVIIATPAGSTGYSLASGGPIMHPALNSILITPICPHSLTVRPLVIPATETVNIIATTQFHKILVAADGQGQEYPYETIHITVERAHEQVRIVKNTSRTYFDVLRSKFLWTNDVRSTDSKE; the protein is encoded by the coding sequence TTGCCTAACCGTCACCGCTGGGGAATTCTCATGATCGGGAAACCAGACCTGTGTGGTCCGGTTCTTGATATTCTGGCCCGTTTACATCAGAAATATCAGCTTACCTTTTCTCTTTCTGCAGCTGCGCTTGGCCAGTTTACTCCCGATCAGACCGACCAGATCCGTAAATGCCCCTATATCATTACCGAACCAGCCGAGTCGGTTCTGACTCATTGCGGTTACATTCTGTCCTTTGGTGGTGATGGAACATTGCTCCGCACGGCCAGGCTCATTGGAAAACGCGAAACGCCCATCATCGGTGTCAATTTCGGTAAACTGGGATTTCTGACCGAAATCAATCCGGATGAACTGGATGTGCTGGTTCCTCAGGTTCTGAATGGTGATCAGGTCATCGAGAACAGGATGGTTCTGCAATCGGTTGTCAGTCTGCCCGATCAGCGACCGGTTCCAAACGGGAACTTCTGGGCGGTTAATGATGTGGTGATCGATAAGTCGGGATATTCCAGACTGATCTCCATCGAGCTGAGAGCCGGTGACAATTACCTTGGCTCGTACCGGGCCGATGGCGTGATCATCGCCACCCCTGCCGGATCGACCGGATATTCACTGGCCAGTGGCGGACCGATCATGCACCCGGCTCTGAATTCGATTCTGATCACACCCATCTGTCCGCATTCACTCACGGTACGGCCGTTGGTGATTCCGGCAACTGAAACGGTGAACATTATTGCAACCACCCAATTTCATAAAATTCTGGTGGCAGCCGATGGACAGGGGCAGGAATATCCGTATGAAACCATCCACATCACGGTTGAACGCGCACATGAGCAGGTCAGAATTGTGAAAAACACCAGCCGCACGTATTTCGACGTGCTCAGAAGCAAGTTCCTCTGGACCAACGATGTTCGGTCCACTGACTCAAAGGAGTAG
- a CDS encoding NAD(P)/FAD-dependent oxidoreductase, whose amino-acid sequence MTDVVIIGGGLAGLSAAILLGRQGKQVCLFESNRYPFHKVCGEYLSMESWPFLERLGVPLSSMQLPRIQHFRLTDHKGHQLSVPLHPGGFGISRYTLDHLLAGMATEARVTVRDGTRVDEVTWNGKDFSIRAGNDCLQTRVVLGTWGKRSNLDRQLNRSFFNRPDPRLNDWVGIKYHVASTFPEDRIKLHNFPGGYCGISRVNEGRTTLCYLVRGDRLLEAGGQIRQLETTVLYQNPILKNYFESFPSLYDTPKAISQVNFEPRPVIESHILLAGDSAGLIPPLTGNGMSMALRSSTLAVPLICSFLDGKSTREQLENSYRKQWKSTFGTRLATGRLVQSLFGDSRRTGPLITAGRMIPGLASGLIRLTHGQPF is encoded by the coding sequence ATGACAGATGTGGTGATCATTGGCGGGGGATTGGCAGGGCTATCGGCAGCCATCCTGCTGGGCAGACAAGGAAAACAGGTCTGCCTGTTCGAATCAAACCGGTATCCGTTTCACAAGGTATGCGGCGAATACCTTTCCATGGAATCCTGGCCCTTTCTTGAACGACTGGGCGTTCCCCTCTCATCCATGCAATTACCGCGGATTCAACACTTCCGGCTTACCGATCACAAAGGACACCAGCTATCCGTTCCCCTTCATCCGGGAGGATTCGGAATCAGCCGTTACACACTCGATCATCTGCTGGCCGGAATGGCCACTGAGGCACGGGTTACCGTTCGTGACGGAACCCGCGTCGATGAGGTAACCTGGAATGGCAAAGACTTCTCCATCCGCGCAGGGAACGATTGTCTGCAAACCCGGGTGGTTCTGGGAACCTGGGGAAAACGCAGCAACCTGGACCGCCAATTGAACCGGTCCTTTTTCAACCGCCCCGATCCGCGTCTGAATGATTGGGTGGGCATCAAGTACCATGTCGCCTCCACCTTCCCCGAAGACCGGATTAAGCTCCATAACTTTCCGGGTGGTTACTGTGGAATTTCACGGGTGAATGAAGGCCGGACGACACTCTGCTATCTGGTCAGAGGCGACCGTCTGCTGGAAGCCGGTGGACAGATCAGACAGCTGGAAACCACCGTCTTGTATCAGAATCCCATACTGAAAAACTATTTTGAATCATTTCCCTCTTTATATGACACGCCCAAGGCCATTTCTCAGGTAAACTTTGAACCACGACCGGTGATTGAATCCCACATTCTGCTGGCAGGCGATTCAGCGGGCCTGATTCCACCCCTGACCGGAAACGGCATGAGCATGGCATTGAGGTCCTCCACGCTGGCCGTTCCGCTGATCTGTTCGTTCCTCGATGGAAAATCCACCCGCGAACAATTGGAGAACAGTTACCGGAAACAGTGGAAATCAACCTTTGGCACCCGTCTTGCCACCGGTCGTCTGGTTCAGTCGCTTTTCGGCGACTCCCGGCGCACGGGTCCGCTGATCACCGCAGGCAGGATGATTCCGGGACTGGCTTCCGGATTAATCCGGTTAACCCACGGCCAGCCATTCTGA
- a CDS encoding class I fructose-bisphosphate aldolase, with the protein MKTNVAEILGKEADGLLNHKCTTIPKEQIHLPGKDFVDRVFIPTDRPINVLKNLNYLFNTGRLAGTGYLSILPVDQGIEHSGGASFAKNPAYFDPENIVKLAIEGGCNGVASTLGVLGAVARKYAHKIPFILKINHNELLTYPNLADQTLFATVDQAFDMGCAAIGATIYFGSTDSRRQIIEVSEAFQRAHELGMGTILWCYTRNDEFKKDKDYHVSADLTGQANHLGVTIEADIIKQKLPENNGGYQALNMGNSSYGKFDKRIYTELATDHPIDLTRYQVANCYMGRAGLINSGGASGSNDLFEAVKTAVINKRAGGMGLISGRKAFQRPMKEGAALLNAIQDVYLDKKVTIA; encoded by the coding sequence ATGAAAACCAACGTTGCAGAGATTCTTGGCAAAGAAGCCGATGGACTCTTAAACCATAAATGTACCACGATCCCGAAAGAGCAGATTCATCTGCCGGGTAAGGACTTCGTTGACCGGGTATTTATTCCGACCGACCGTCCGATCAATGTACTGAAGAACCTGAACTACCTGTTTAACACTGGCCGTCTGGCTGGTACCGGTTACCTGTCAATCCTGCCGGTTGATCAGGGTATTGAGCACTCTGGTGGTGCTTCCTTCGCAAAAAATCCTGCTTATTTCGATCCGGAAAACATTGTAAAACTGGCCATTGAAGGCGGATGTAACGGCGTTGCTTCCACTTTGGGCGTTCTGGGTGCTGTTGCCCGCAAGTATGCTCACAAAATTCCCTTCATTCTGAAAATCAACCACAATGAACTGCTGACGTATCCGAATCTGGCCGATCAGACCCTGTTCGCCACCGTTGATCAGGCTTTTGACATGGGTTGTGCTGCCATCGGAGCCACCATTTACTTTGGTTCCACCGACAGCCGCCGCCAGATCATCGAAGTTTCCGAAGCCTTCCAGCGCGCTCATGAACTCGGCATGGGTACCATTCTGTGGTGCTACACCCGTAATGATGAGTTCAAGAAGGATAAAGATTATCACGTTTCCGCCGACCTTACCGGACAGGCGAACCATCTGGGTGTGACCATCGAGGCCGATATCATCAAACAAAAACTGCCAGAAAACAATGGTGGATATCAGGCCCTGAACATGGGTAATTCCTCCTATGGTAAGTTTGACAAGCGGATTTACACCGAGCTGGCCACCGATCATCCGATCGACCTGACCCGCTACCAGGTGGCTAACTGTTACATGGGCCGTGCAGGTCTGATCAACTCGGGTGGTGCTTCGGGCAGCAATGACCTGTTTGAAGCGGTTAAGACAGCCGTGATCAACAAACGTGCCGGTGGAATGGGCCTCATTTCCGGACGGAAGGCCTTCCAGCGTCCGATGAAAGAAGGCGCTGCTCTTCTGAACGCCATTCAGGATGTGTACCTCGATAAAAAGGTTACCATTGCCTGA
- the hemC gene encoding hydroxymethylbilane synthase, with translation MPESLIIGTRGSELALWQARRIQSLLSEKGISARLEIIKTQGDQIQNLPLSKLEGKGFFTRELEEALLDGRIDLAVHSMKDLPTDLPAGLKLVAVPERESPADRFLIHRDAADPSQPFGFRTGARVGTSSNRRIDQLRYHRPDAQAVPIRGNVPTRVQKLRDGVVDVLIMAAAGLNRLDLDLNDLIVVEPDLTVWVPAPAQGALAIECRDPDDRIQGILADLNSAAISTLVSVEREFLKLTGGGCHAAVGALAMPTGRRMVLQTFFENRYLAVGGEDPGQVPARALALHQKLNEPSAETVWLVRNHEDVADLTRLLEPSGRVIWQQPAIRIRYEDRKNLIMRATRDADESDLILFTSHNAVFWTATRLPVFIRERQVLAIGPATARAARDAGFENVLLSSVGNTRGLVTEWELLPLKDVKKVFYPVSAMGDTDWIQAEPMKGIEFRKSVVYWPEALELPDPLPVTPDVMVVYSASAVPVLSPVIKAMTHPIRLVSIGPKTTAALREQEIRVDYEALYPSVDEILTGILGS, from the coding sequence ATGCCGGAATCCCTGATTATCGGAACCCGCGGTTCTGAACTGGCCTTATGGCAGGCCCGACGCATACAATCATTGCTGTCGGAAAAAGGCATTTCTGCCCGGCTGGAAATTATTAAAACGCAGGGTGATCAGATTCAGAACCTTCCGCTTTCCAAGCTGGAAGGGAAGGGATTTTTTACCAGAGAACTGGAAGAAGCCCTTCTGGATGGACGGATTGATCTGGCAGTTCATTCCATGAAAGATTTGCCAACCGACCTTCCTGCGGGTCTGAAACTGGTTGCTGTTCCCGAGCGGGAATCACCCGCCGATCGTTTTCTGATTCACCGGGATGCAGCGGACCCATCGCAACCATTCGGATTCAGGACCGGTGCACGTGTGGGAACCTCGAGTAACCGTCGGATTGACCAGTTGCGTTATCACCGTCCTGATGCCCAGGCAGTTCCCATCAGAGGAAATGTGCCGACCCGTGTACAAAAATTGCGGGATGGGGTGGTGGATGTCCTGATTATGGCAGCCGCCGGACTGAACCGGCTTGATCTTGACCTGAATGACCTGATTGTGGTTGAACCCGACCTGACGGTCTGGGTTCCTGCGCCTGCACAGGGAGCACTGGCCATTGAGTGCCGGGATCCCGATGACCGGATTCAGGGAATTCTGGCGGACCTGAATTCGGCAGCCATTTCTACTCTGGTGTCGGTGGAAAGGGAGTTTCTGAAACTGACCGGTGGCGGCTGTCATGCGGCCGTGGGTGCCCTTGCCATGCCCACCGGGCGACGAATGGTCCTTCAAACGTTTTTCGAAAACCGGTATCTGGCGGTTGGTGGTGAAGACCCTGGTCAGGTTCCGGCCCGGGCTTTGGCCCTTCACCAGAAGCTGAATGAACCATCGGCTGAAACAGTCTGGCTGGTGAGAAATCATGAGGATGTGGCCGATCTGACCCGACTGCTCGAACCCTCCGGACGGGTGATCTGGCAGCAACCGGCCATCCGGATCCGGTATGAGGACCGGAAAAACCTGATCATGCGTGCCACGCGTGATGCCGATGAATCGGATCTGATCCTGTTTACCAGTCACAACGCGGTTTTCTGGACCGCCACCCGTCTTCCCGTTTTCATCAGGGAACGGCAGGTTCTGGCCATCGGGCCAGCTACTGCGCGTGCAGCCCGGGATGCCGGATTCGAAAATGTGTTGCTTTCTTCGGTCGGGAATACGCGTGGTCTGGTCACAGAGTGGGAGTTGCTCCCTCTGAAAGACGTGAAAAAAGTCTTCTATCCGGTTTCGGCCATGGGAGATACCGACTGGATTCAGGCAGAACCGATGAAGGGAATCGAATTCCGCAAATCGGTGGTTTACTGGCCCGAGGCGCTGGAATTGCCCGACCCGCTTCCGGTCACACCCGATGTGATGGTGGTGTATTCGGCCAGTGCGGTTCCGGTGCTGTCCCCGGTGATCAAGGCCATGACCCATCCGATCCGTCTGGTTTCTATCGGACCCAAGACCACGGCTGCCCTGCGGGAGCAAGAAATCCGGGTTGATTATGAGGCACTTTATCCCTCGGTTGATGAAATACTGACGGGAATTCTCGGCAGCTGA
- a CDS encoding thioredoxin family protein — MILSQSCSTPKTTTSPEPVWPQGHFTFTQFQDTAHWKVWVDDTYQPDPGFMTIISESVHNYQIRCYAATWCGDSKEVVPQFFHLLELAGYDPALVDYILLNKDRKGWVQLAGADSIRRVPTFIILKDGKEAGRITERPVQTLEADLAAILTH; from the coding sequence ATGATTCTCAGTCAATCCTGCAGCACGCCGAAAACAACCACCTCACCGGAACCCGTGTGGCCACAGGGGCATTTTACATTCACTCAGTTTCAGGATACTGCTCACTGGAAAGTCTGGGTGGATGATACGTACCAACCCGACCCTGGGTTTATGACCATCATCAGTGAGTCGGTTCACAACTATCAGATCCGCTGCTATGCGGCTACCTGGTGCGGGGATTCAAAGGAAGTGGTTCCGCAGTTTTTCCACCTGCTGGAACTGGCCGGATATGACCCGGCATTGGTGGATTACATTCTGCTGAATAAGGACCGGAAGGGTTGGGTACAACTGGCCGGTGCCGATTCGATCCGACGGGTTCCCACATTCATTATTCTGAAGGATGGGAAAGAAGCCGGGCGGATCACCGAACGGCCCGTTCAGACACTCGAAGCCGATCTGGCTGCGATTCTGACCCACTGA